The genomic segment CTCTCCTACCAGCGGGCCAATGCAGTGCGAGACTACCTCATCACCTATCACAAGATCGATCCGTCGCGCATCATTGCCATTGGTTATGGAGAAGCTCAGCCAATAGCGGATAACCGAACCAAAGCAGGCCGTGACCTCAACCGAAGGATCGAGTTCAAAGTACTGAGCCAGTAGGAATAAAACTGAAAACTTAAAGTCCCGCGCGGTGTTCCTAGCGCGGGACTTTTCTTTTTATAAGCAACTCAGTTTCTACTTTACGCCGCGCACGATCTCCTTTTCGATCTTGTCCAGAAATCTGAGGTCGCCGACCGTCTCGAACATCCGGTTGGCGCCCAAGAACATGGTCAGCGCTTTTTTATCATTCCCTTCCCGCTTCAGGGCAAATCCCTTGAGGAAAAGAATCTCGGCCGCCATATCGCTGGCCGGCAATGACTTCAAGCGGTCCCAGGCTTTGTCAAGCTGCCGGCGTGCCGCCGCGTATTCCCGGCATGCGATCGAGACCTTGGCCCGCAGGATATCGGCGTAAACCAAGTTCGAATAATCATGTTCTGATTTTACCTGCAAGTTCAGCCGCGCGATCAGCGACCTGGCGCGCCTGATATTGTTTGCCATCAATGCGTAATCGATCTCTTCCATGAAACAGCTGACATAGTAGCTGCTAACGTCGACTTTCTTCAAGTACTCGTTGCACGCTTTCATGGCCGCAAGACCCTTGCGCACCTGTTTCATCTCGCGGCAAAGCTCGCTGATATTGAGATTGGTGAAGATATGGCCCTCGGTAAAATCGGTTTCCTTCGCATACTGGATAGCCAGCCGGTAGTTGCTCATCGCCTGGTCGTACATCAAACGCCGGAAATATATCCAGCCCAGGTTGTTATATATATACGCCAGGTTCCGTTTCGCGCCGATCAGCTTTGCCTTGGCTAGCGCCTTCTGGTAATATTCTTCAGCCTTGGCGATATCAAAATGGACATGAAGCACTCCCAGATCCAGCAGCGCGATCAGGATCCCTTGCTGGTAGCCGATCTCTTCATATAATTCGAGCGCCTTGTGATACAGCTCTTCGCTCTCCCTGATCTTGAACTCATGTTCGTTAATGATCGCCAGGTTCAGATAGCACGCCGCGATGCCTTTCTTGTCGGCGAGCGCCTGTCTTAACATCAGCCCTTCATGGAGATACTTCCGCGCCCGGTCGAACTCACCCAGGTTCTGATGGGCGATCCCGATGGTCACATATGTCACCGCCAAGTCTTTTTTACTGACCGATTTCTTGTTCTTCAGTATGGCTTCGCATTCTTTCTGGGTCCGTTTGAAGTGACCAAACCGTGATTGGATGAACGCCAGAGCGGATTTGAACGCGTACTCATTGGTAGTTCCCTTCACGAGTTCCAGACCGCGGCGGTAATAACCCATGCTTTCCTTGAAGTTGCCCATGTTCTCGCAGACCTGGCCCAGCTTCTCGTATATCTTGTGATCGTTGGGTCTGATATTCAGGCAGACCAGAAGATTTTCCATGGCCAGCTTGTACTCTCCCGCGTAATGGGCGATCTCGGCGATGGCGTACTTTATTCTGTATATCTTCTCGATGTTATCCTCGTAGTGCAGGCAGTGTTCATAGAATTTGATCGCCACCCTGTGTGCATAATGGTCCCTTGCTTTCAGTGCCGCCAGTTCGGAATAATACAGGATCTTGCTGACATCATTAGCGCGGGTGAAATGTTCTGTCAGCTGTTCGTAATATTCGGGCAGATTAGCATGGTAATAGCTTTCGATCGCAACGCCTACGTCGCGGTGCAGTTTGGCGTTGTCGGCGCGTGAAATGGAATGGTACGAGATCTGCCGAACGATATCTTCGCTGAAGAAAAAGATGTCGCGCGCCCTTTCCTTTATTAAACCCGTAATCATCAATTCATCCAGAGCATCAAGGACCTCCCCGACATTACGCTTGCTGACCAGCGCCAGGAATTCGGCGTTGAATTCCTGTCCGAAGACCGCGGCGATCTCAAGGAAATGACGTATGTTTTTGTCCAGCAGATTGACCTTTCTCAGGATCGTCTCCTCGATCGACGAGGGGATAACAAAGCCTTCTTTGTGCATGAATACCCATTCCTTGCCGTTCCAGTATATCTTCTTCTGTCGCTCCAGTTCCCGCATGATCTCTTCGGTGTAAAACGGATTTCCACCGCCCTGCTGGTAAACGAACCTGGCCAGCGCCGGCGGAACCGTGCCCATCATCGCCTCCAGCAACTTGGATGACTGGTTGGAGTTCAACGGCGACAGGGTTAGCTGCGTGTAAAGCTTCTCGCGCGCCCAGAGTCCGAAGAATCCGTTGATCTGCGATTGTTTGATCTCCTCAACGCGGTAAGTCCCAAAAATATAGATGTTTTCCTTGATGTTGCGTATAAGAAAATCCAACAGTTCACAGCTGGGACGGTCGGTCCAGTGCAGGTCGTCGATAAGCAGGATCATCACGAGCGGCGACAGACTATGCGCCATGCTTATGAAGAACGAACTAATGCTGTTAAACAGGCTGTATTTATCAAGGTCATCCACCAGCGCGGTCTTAAGCGCGCTTTTGTCGGGGAAGAATTTCATCACTTCGGCGCGCTGGGTCAGCGGCATTTTCTTCAAGGCCTCCTGGACGACCGTGAATTCGTTGGCGAACAATTCGCGGAACAGGTTTTTAAAAGGGTGATACGGCACTGAAGACAGGGCGGCGTAAGAATTACCCCTCATGATCGTCGCCTTCACGAATTTGTTCTTGATCTCGTGCGTGAGCCGGGTCTTGCCGATACCCGCTTCACCGGCGATAAAAATGGTTTTGTATTCTTTTAATTTACCCAGGCACCAGTTAGCCTCGTCTTCGCGTCCGATCGTTACCGGCGATGGAATGACCAGTTTTTTCACGACTTCCGGCTTCAGGCCGATCTGGTTCTTGCCTTCTTTTTTGGCCTGATACATCAAGTTATCGGCTTTGCTTATCAGCGTCTCAATGGTCATGCCGTCATCCGGGAAGATCGCGAAACCCATGCTGCATAGGATCTTGTGGCCGATCATTTTCAGGCTATTCAGGTTGGCGATCATCCGCTGAGCGAGGTCTAGTATACCCTTTAGATCGGTATTGGGAACAAGAATTATGAATTCGTCGCCGCCGTAACGCACCAGGTTGTCGACTTCACGCACGCTTGATCTTAAAAATCGGGTGAATTCGATCAAGACCTTATCGCCTTCCAGATGACCATAGGTGTTATTGATATCCCGGAAATTATCGATATCCAGCAAAAGCAGGGCAAATTTCGTCGCGAAACGGTTTGCCCGCTTTATTTCATTGTCGATCCAGTAATACAGAAATTTACGGTTATAAACCCCGGTTAGCTCATCGTAATAGATCTCTTTCATGCGGTAAAGAAATGGTGATCAGGCTGCCATACGAAAACTTTGGACCATTATTCATACCTCAGCGCTTCGATGGGGTTTAAGGAAGCGGCCTTTCTTGCCGGGTAAATACCGAAGAAAATACCGACCGCCGCTGAAAAACCGAAACCGAGAACGATCATCCAGAAAGCCACCGCCGCTTTCAGCGGCGATACCGCTGAAATAACTTTGGCAAGGAGGATGCCGAGCATGATGCCGATCAAGCCGCCGATCAGAGCGAGCGTAATCGACTCTGCCAGGAACTGCAGCATGATATTGTTGTTCGAAGCGCCCACAGCTTTCAGGATCCCGATCTCGCGCGTCCTCTCAGCCACCGAGACCAGCATGATATTCATGATCCCGATCCCGCCGACGATCAGCGATATCGCCGCGATCGCGATGATCGCTACGAAGCCGACCTGAGTGATGCTTTTGTATATGTCCATCAGCATTTGTTGAGTATTAATGGAAAAATCCTCCTTATCATCAAGGCTCAAACCGCGCCGCCGGCGCATAAGCTCGCGTATGTCATCGATCGTCTGGTCGATCTTTTTAGGATTTTTTGGCGTCGTGGCGATCATCAATGAATTGAAGACCCTTTCCATGCCCTGCGGCTTGGGAAAGATCTTTTCGATCACGCTGATCGGCACCAGGACATTGTTGTCCATGGTCTGCCCGAGGAACGAACCCTTCGCGTCCAGCACGCCGATAATGACCAGCGTCTTGCCGCGGACATTGAGATGAAGGCTGACCGGGGATTCGTTGGGAAACAGGTTCTCACGCACGTAATCGCCGATAATGCACACCATTCGGCGGTGCGTGATATCGTCCTGGGTCAGCGGTCGGCCGGATACTACCGTGTAGTTAAGGACTTCAAAATAATCCTCAGTCGACCCGATGAATTCGATATTGTTAACCTTCTTGTCCTTATAATAAAGCCAGGACACCTGCTGGTTCGCAAAAACCGGCGCCACTTTGCCGACGGAAGGCAGTTTCTTCAGGGCCTCCGCGTCCTCCATGGTGAGGTCTTTCCTTTTCTGTATTTCCTCGAAATCAGTGTGTCCCATCATGAAACTGTACTTCATCACGTAAATGACGTTAGAACCAAGCGAATTGATGGACGACGCGACCGAACGGTTGAGTCCCTCGATCAGCGACAATATCGCGATCACGGTGGTCACGCCGATAATTATTCCCAGCGTCGTCAGGAAAGAACGCATGCGGTGGGTCTTGAATGTCTGCAGCGATAAGGCGATGGTCTGCAGGATATCGTTCATGCGATCTTGCCGTCTCTCAAGGTCACGATCTTTTGGGCATGGTTGCCCACCTGAAGGTCGTGCGTGACCAGCACGATCGTGTTGCCTTCTTTCACCAGGCTGTCAAACATGTCCATTATTTCCGAACCGGTACTGGAATCCAGGTTGCCGGTCGGCTCATCGGCAAAGATGATCTTGGGATTGTTGATCAAGGCCCGCGCGATCGCCACCCGCTGGCATTCTCCGCCCGACAGTTCGTTCGGACGATGCGCCATCCGGTCGGCGAGTCCGACCTTGTCAAGCATTTCCCGGGCTTTTTCAAGACGCTCGCGCCGGCCCGCGCCCGCGTAGATGAGCGGCATGGCGACGTTCTCCAGCGCGCTCAGGCGCGGCAACAGGCTGAAGTTCTGGAACACAAAACCGATGAACCGGTTCCGGATATGCGCCAGTTCGTTATCCGACAGCTTCGACACGAGTTTGTCGTCGAGGTAGTAGTCACCGGTCGTCGGCGTATCCAGGCAACCCAAGATGTGCACGAGCGTTGATTTCCCGGAGCCGGAAGGCCCCATGATCGAAAGGTAATCGTTCTGACGGATTTCGAAATCAATGCCATCCAATGCCCTTACCGCGACCTTGCCCCGCCAGTAAGTCTTGTGGACATCTTGTAGTTTGCAGAGCACTGCGTTAGCGGACATAAGCCGGCTTTTCGTTATGCGTGTTTTCGGACAAACCTGATCGCTGAACGTGTCCTCATCGATTGTTTTTCCTGCTCTCCGGACGAACGGACCTTGATCGGGTCACCGTCTTTGAGTTTTGACAGAACGCGAAATGGTCCGGTTATGACCGTGTCGCCTTCGGCCAGCCCTTCCAGGATCTCGGATTCGGTGTCGCTGGAAACACCGATCTTCACTTTTTCCAAATGAGCCTTGCCGCCATGGATGACAAAGGCGGTTTCGCTCAGCGTATCCTTGATCTTCCTGCTTCCGATCACCTGCACGGGCACAACAAGCACGTCGGTTAGGTGGTGCGTGATGATGCTGGCATTCACGTTCATGCCCGGTCTCAGGACCGGCGAGAAGTTAGCCATTTCGATCTCAACTTCAAAGTCGGTGGTCTTTTCGGTCGAGAGCTGTGTGGTCAGGGGCATAAGACCGACCCTTACGACCTTGCCGTGAAAAGTTGAATCGGGCAGCGCGTCCGGCATGACATCCACTTCCTGCCCGACCGCGACCGACGGCACGTCTGTTTCATCGATCTTCACGATCGCCAGCATCTTTGACAGATCGGCGATGGTGGCCAGGACCGTTCCCTGGTAGTTCATCGTTCCCATCACGGCCGTTTCTCCCTCCTCGATGTTTATCTTCATGATACGCCCCGAAATGGGCGCGTGGATCCTGGTCTTCTGATAGGTGTCCAGGGCTTGCTCGTACTGAGCCTGCGCCGACCCGTAAGCGAGCTGGGTCTGCTCGTACTCGCCTTTGGAGATCATCTCTTTTTCATACAGGACCTTGATCCGGCTGTAATCCTGGTCGGCTTGTTTACGCCGCGCCTCCGCCAGCTTGAAATTGGCGGCCGCCTGCACGTCATCAAATTGAATGATCAGGTCCCCCTGCTTGACGTAATCGCCTTCCTTGAAATATAATTTCTTGACCTTGGCGATTATTTCAGCCGCGATATCGACCTGGGCTTTTGCCTTCAGCTCGCCGGATGCGGACACTTTTGTAACAACCTCGCCTTTCTTGACGACCGCCACCTCGATCTCCTTGCCTTTGCTGGCGCCACGCAAGTTCAAAACGACGATCAACGCGATCAGAACCACCGCCCCGACCACGATCAGTAGCTTTTTATTCA from the bacterium genome contains:
- a CDS encoding efflux RND transporter periplasmic adaptor subunit gives rise to the protein MNKKLLIVVGAVVLIALIVVLNLRGASKGKEIEVAVVKKGEVVTKVSASGELKAKAQVDIAAEIIAKVKKLYFKEGDYVKQGDLIIQFDDVQAAANFKLAEARRKQADQDYSRIKVLYEKEMISKGEYEQTQLAYGSAQAQYEQALDTYQKTRIHAPISGRIMKINIEEGETAVMGTMNYQGTVLATIADLSKMLAIVKIDETDVPSVAVGQEVDVMPDALPDSTFHGKVVRVGLMPLTTQLSTEKTTDFEVEIEMANFSPVLRPGMNVNASIITHHLTDVLVVPVQVIGSRKIKDTLSETAFVIHGGKAHLEKVKIGVSSDTESEILEGLAEGDTVITGPFRVLSKLKDGDPIKVRSSGEQEKQSMRTRSAIRFVRKHA
- a CDS encoding ABC transporter permease; the encoded protein is MNDILQTIALSLQTFKTHRMRSFLTTLGIIIGVTTVIAILSLIEGLNRSVASSINSLGSNVIYVMKYSFMMGHTDFEEIQKRKDLTMEDAEALKKLPSVGKVAPVFANQQVSWLYYKDKKVNNIEFIGSTEDYFEVLNYTVVSGRPLTQDDITHRRMVCIIGDYVRENLFPNESPVSLHLNVRGKTLVIIGVLDAKGSFLGQTMDNNVLVPISVIEKIFPKPQGMERVFNSLMIATTPKNPKKIDQTIDDIRELMRRRRGLSLDDKEDFSINTQQMLMDIYKSITQVGFVAIIAIAAISLIVGGIGIMNIMLVSVAERTREIGILKAVGASNNNIMLQFLAESITLALIGGLIGIMLGILLAKVISAVSPLKAAVAFWMIVLGFGFSAAVGIFFGIYPARKAASLNPIEALRYE
- a CDS encoding ABC transporter ATP-binding protein, which produces MSANAVLCKLQDVHKTYWRGKVAVRALDGIDFEIRQNDYLSIMGPSGSGKSTLVHILGCLDTPTTGDYYLDDKLVSKLSDNELAHIRNRFIGFVFQNFSLLPRLSALENVAMPLIYAGAGRRERLEKAREMLDKVGLADRMAHRPNELSGGECQRVAIARALINNPKIIFADEPTGNLDSSTGSEIMDMFDSLVKEGNTIVLVTHDLQVGNHAQKIVTLRDGKIA
- a CDS encoding diguanylate cyclase, giving the protein MKEIYYDELTGVYNRKFLYYWIDNEIKRANRFATKFALLLLDIDNFRDINNTYGHLEGDKVLIEFTRFLRSSVREVDNLVRYGGDEFIILVPNTDLKGILDLAQRMIANLNSLKMIGHKILCSMGFAIFPDDGMTIETLISKADNLMYQAKKEGKNQIGLKPEVVKKLVIPSPVTIGREDEANWCLGKLKEYKTIFIAGEAGIGKTRLTHEIKNKFVKATIMRGNSYAALSSVPYHPFKNLFRELFANEFTVVQEALKKMPLTQRAEVMKFFPDKSALKTALVDDLDKYSLFNSISSFFISMAHSLSPLVMILLIDDLHWTDRPSCELLDFLIRNIKENIYIFGTYRVEEIKQSQINGFFGLWAREKLYTQLTLSPLNSNQSSKLLEAMMGTVPPALARFVYQQGGGNPFYTEEIMRELERQKKIYWNGKEWVFMHKEGFVIPSSIEETILRKVNLLDKNIRHFLEIAAVFGQEFNAEFLALVSKRNVGEVLDALDELMITGLIKERARDIFFFSEDIVRQISYHSISRADNAKLHRDVGVAIESYYHANLPEYYEQLTEHFTRANDVSKILYYSELAALKARDHYAHRVAIKFYEHCLHYEDNIEKIYRIKYAIAEIAHYAGEYKLAMENLLVCLNIRPNDHKIYEKLGQVCENMGNFKESMGYYRRGLELVKGTTNEYAFKSALAFIQSRFGHFKRTQKECEAILKNKKSVSKKDLAVTYVTIGIAHQNLGEFDRARKYLHEGLMLRQALADKKGIAACYLNLAIINEHEFKIRESEELYHKALELYEEIGYQQGILIALLDLGVLHVHFDIAKAEEYYQKALAKAKLIGAKRNLAYIYNNLGWIYFRRLMYDQAMSNYRLAIQYAKETDFTEGHIFTNLNISELCREMKQVRKGLAAMKACNEYLKKVDVSSYYVSCFMEEIDYALMANNIRRARSLIARLNLQVKSEHDYSNLVYADILRAKVSIACREYAAARRQLDKAWDRLKSLPASDMAAEILFLKGFALKREGNDKKALTMFLGANRMFETVGDLRFLDKIEKEIVRGVK